In Tursiops truncatus isolate mTurTru1 chromosome 19, mTurTru1.mat.Y, whole genome shotgun sequence, a genomic segment contains:
- the LOC101333978 gene encoding kallikrein-9 isoform X2, with amino-acid sequence MRLGFICALLSLLEGQSWADTRAIGGKECRPNSQPWQVGLFFLTRLFCGATLISDRWLLTAAHCRKPFLWVRLGEHHLWKWEGTEQLFWATDFFPHPGFNKDLSAHDHNDDIMLIRLPRKALLGPAVQPLKLSRTCVSPGTQCLISGWGATSSPKVQYPLTLQCATISILEPKLCQRAYPGHILYRMLCAGLWEGGRGPCQGDSGGPLVCNGALAGVVSGGSEPCSRPQRPAVYTSVCRYLDWIRKTMEDN; translated from the exons ATGAGGCTGGGATTCATCTGtgctctgctttctctcctggAAG ggcaaAGCTGGGCAGACACCCGAGCCATCGGGGGCAAGGAATGCCGCCCCAACTCGCAGCCCTGGCAGGTCGGGCTCTTCTTCCTCACCCGACTCTTCTGCGGGGCGACCCTCATCAGTGACCGCTGGCTGCTGACAGCTGCCCACTGCCGCAAGCC GTTTCTGTGGGTCCGACTCGGGGAGCACCACCTCTGGAAATGGGAGGGTACAGAGCAGCTGTTCTGGGCCACAGACTTCTTCCCTCATCCTGGGTTCAACAAGGACCTCAGTGCCCACGACCACAATGATGACATCATGCTGATTCGTCTGCCCAGGAAGGCATTACTGGGACCTGCCGTGCAGCCCCTCAAACTCAGCCGGACCTGCGTCTCCCCAGGCACCCAGTGCCTAATCTCAGGCTGGGGGGCCACATCCAGTCCTAAGG TGCAGTACCCACTCACCCTGCAGTGTGCGACCATTAGCATCCTGGAGCCCAAGCTCTGCCAACGGGCATATCCAGGCCACATCTTGTACCGCATGCTCTGTGCCGGCCTTTGGGAGGGCGGCCGGGGCCCCTGCCAG GGTGACTCTGGGGGCCCCCTGGTTTGCAATGGGGCCCTGGCGGGTGTGGTGTCTGGGGGCTCGGAGCCCTGCTCCAGACCCCAGCGCCCTGCTGTCTATACTAGTGTGTGCCGCTACCTGGACTGGATTCGAAAAACCATGGAGGACAACTGA
- the LOC101333978 gene encoding kallikrein-9 isoform X1 yields the protein MRLGFICALLSLLEGQSWADTRAIGGKECRPNSQPWQVGLFFLTRLFCGATLISDRWLLTAAHCRKPFLWVRLGEHHLWKWEGTEQLFWATDFFPHPGFNKDLSAHDHNDDIMLIRLPRKALLGPAVQPLKLSRTCVSPGTQCLISGWGATSSPKVQYPLTLQCATISILEPKLCQRAYPGHILYRMLCAGLWEGGRGPCQVRPPLGRRGMGILRGFQGPGGEGSWGPRLPGSEQGRSWETWVVGGGGTRARIPGSKGGGDWGLDSMSWGRSCPQC from the exons ATGAGGCTGGGATTCATCTGtgctctgctttctctcctggAAG ggcaaAGCTGGGCAGACACCCGAGCCATCGGGGGCAAGGAATGCCGCCCCAACTCGCAGCCCTGGCAGGTCGGGCTCTTCTTCCTCACCCGACTCTTCTGCGGGGCGACCCTCATCAGTGACCGCTGGCTGCTGACAGCTGCCCACTGCCGCAAGCC GTTTCTGTGGGTCCGACTCGGGGAGCACCACCTCTGGAAATGGGAGGGTACAGAGCAGCTGTTCTGGGCCACAGACTTCTTCCCTCATCCTGGGTTCAACAAGGACCTCAGTGCCCACGACCACAATGATGACATCATGCTGATTCGTCTGCCCAGGAAGGCATTACTGGGACCTGCCGTGCAGCCCCTCAAACTCAGCCGGACCTGCGTCTCCCCAGGCACCCAGTGCCTAATCTCAGGCTGGGGGGCCACATCCAGTCCTAAGG TGCAGTACCCACTCACCCTGCAGTGTGCGACCATTAGCATCCTGGAGCCCAAGCTCTGCCAACGGGCATATCCAGGCCACATCTTGTACCGCATGCTCTGTGCCGGCCTTTGGGAGGGCGGCCGGGGCCCCTGCCAGGTGAGACCTCCTctgggaaggagagggatgggTATCCTGCGGGGATTCCAGGGTCCTGGGGGAGAAGGGAGTTGGGGCCCCAGACTTCCTGGATCAGAGCAAGGAAGGAGCTGGGAAACCTGGGTCGTGGGAGGGGGTGGGACCAGGGCCAGGATTCCTGGATCTAAAGGAGGAGGGGACTGGGGGTTGGACTCTAtgtcctggggaaggagctgtCCACAATGCTAG
- the KLK10 gene encoding kallikrein-10 produces MRPSHLHLSAASGPWGLENLLLPLLMAQLWVAEALQLPGNDTHSLSVASSAPCPYRSQPWQVSLFNGFWFHCAGVLVDRSWVLTAAHCGKNKPLWARVGDDHLLLPQGEQIRRTSLPIIHPKYKNLGPILPRRTDEHDLMLLHLAIPVVLGPRIQPLRLPYRCAQPGDQCQVAGWGTTASRRVKYKRLSCSRVSILSPEECDVFYPGVVTNNMICAGLSKGQDPCLSDSGGPLVCDETLQGILSWGVYPCGSAQRPAVYTEICKYRNWIEKTIGSK; encoded by the exons ATGAGACCCTCACACCTCCACCTCTCCGCCGCCTCCGGCCCTTGGGGCCTCGAGAACCTTCTGCTGCCGCTACTGATGGCGCAACTCTGGG tCGCGGAGGCTCTGCAGCTCCCCGGAAACGACACGCACTCGCTCTCCGTGGCCTCCAGCGCCCCTTGCCCTTATAGGTCGCAGCCCTGGCAGGTGTCCCTCTTCAATGGCTTCTGGTTCCACTGCGCCGGCGTCTTGGTGGACAGGAGTTGGGTGCTCACGGCTGCGCACTGCGGGAAAAATAA gcctctgtgGGCTCGAGTTGGGGATGACCACCTGCTGCTTCCCCAGGGAGAGCAGATCCGCAGGACCTCTCTTCCTATTATCCACCCCAAGTACAAGAACTTGGGCCCCATCCTGCCCAGGCGAACAGATGAGCATGACCTCATGCTGCTGCATCTGGCCATACCCGTTGTGCTGGGGCCTCGAATCCAACCTCTACGCCTGCCCTATCGCTGTGCCCAGCCCGGAGACCAGTGCCAGGTCGCCGGCTGGGGCACCACGGCCTCCCGAAGAG TGAAGTACAAGCGCCTGAGTTGCTCCCGTGTCTCTATCCTGAGCCCTGAGGAGTGTGACGTCTTCTATCCTGGCGTGGTCACCAACAACATGATATGTGCAGGACTCAGCAAGGGTCAGGACCCCTGCCTG agtgACTCAGGTGGCCCTCTGGTCTGTGATGAGACCCTTCAGGGCATCCTTTCATGGGGAGTTTACCCCTGCGGCTCTGCTCAGCGTCCAGCTGTCTACACTGAGATCTGCAAATACCGCAACTGGATAGAGAAAACCATCGGCTCCAAGTGA
- the KLK12 gene encoding kallikrein-12, translating into MEEPAGGEARTWKWTTLVPSTFFLLCLIGLSHEGTQKVFKGTERIPHSQLWQVGLFEGTQLRCGGVLIDRRWVLTAARCSNSRHWLSLGEHSLSQMDWTEQIRHSGLSVTHPGYQAALQNQDNDLRLLQLGIPVLLTHSIQPLPLPMTCAVAGTRCHISGWGTTNHTRNQLSDRLQCLNLSIVSNATCRAAFPGRITDNMVCAGGIAGKDACQSDSGGPLVCGGVLQGLVSWGSVEPCGQEGIPGVYTNICKYVDWIWMVTRNN; encoded by the exons ATGGAGGAACCGGCAGGGGGAGAAGCAAG AACCTGGAAGTGGACCACCTTGGTGCCCAGCAccttttttctcctgtgtttgaTTG GGCTCAGCCACGAGGGCACACAGAAGGTTTTTAAAGGCACGGAGCGTATCCCTCACTCTCAGCTTTGGCAGGTGGGGCTGTTTGAAGGTACACAGCTGCGCTGTGGGGGAGTCCTCATCGACCGCAGGTGGGTTCTCACAGCTGCTCGCTGCAGCAACAG CAGGCACTGGCTGAGCCTGGGCGAACACAGCCTCAGCCAGATGGACTGGACCGAACAGATCCGGCACAGTGGCCTCTCCGTGACCCACCCTGGCTACCAGGCAGCCCTGCAGAACCAAGACAATGACCTCCGGCTTCTGCAACTGGGCATCCCTGTTCTCTTGACCCACAGtatccagcccctgcccctgcccatgACCTGTGCAGTGGCTGGCACCAGGTGCCACATCTCGGGCTGGGGCACCACCAACCACACAAGGA ACCAGTTGTCAGACCGACTCCAATGCCTTAACCTCTCTATCGTCTCTAACGCCACCTGCCGGGCAGCGTTCCCCGGGAGAATCACGGACAACATGGTGTGTGCTGGCGGCATCGCTGGGAAGGATGCCTGCCAG AGTGACTCTGGGGGTCCCCTAGTATGCGGAGGAGTCCTTCAGGGTCTGGTGTCCTGGGGATCCGTGGAGCCTTGTGGGCAAGAAGGAATCCCAGGGGTCTACACCAATATTTGCAAATACGTGGATTGGATCTGGATGGTCACGAGGAACAACTGA